In Aspergillus luchuensis IFO 4308 DNA, chromosome 1, nearly complete sequence, the following are encoded in one genomic region:
- the EFG1 gene encoding Efg1 domain-containing protein (BUSCO:EOG09264UKL;~COG:S;~EggNog:ENOG410PSH4;~InterPro:IPR019310;~PFAM:PF10153;~go_process: GO:0006364 - rRNA processing [Evidence IEA]): MPREYAPADRKRKSHDISDDADAAATAPGGGPRKKIHLPKKEHKYPSVNELKKRIRDVKRLLNKADLPADARIVQERALSGYEKELEDELKRRDRSKMIKKYHFVRFLDRKTATKDVNRLVRREKEVSSAGPDVMDEKTKEKKLASLAGKLRVARVNLNYTIYYPLDEKYIALYAEQKKKVKGEGAEDGGDGADSDGDARFGMVHATVADKPAMWHVVEKCMKDGTLDMLRDGKLESGAKAGEKDRKKEERSQRGGEKAKKSQERGLSSSQAGKSKDRSRKVDDRKRTRGSTAEDHVMRDAGNDDGEESDGGFFEM, from the exons ATGCCACGAGAGTACGCCCCCGCCGACAGAAAACGCAAATCCCACGATATCTCCgacgatgcagatgcagcagcaacagcgccCGGAGGAGGTCCGCGGAAGAAAATCCACCTCCCTAAGAAAGAACACAAGTACCCGTCTGTCAACGAGCTCAAGAAACGGATTCGGGATGTGAAGCGTCTACTCAATAAGGCGGACTTGCCGGCTGATGCGCGCATCGTGCAGGAGCGTGCGTTGTCGGGGTATgagaaggaattggaggatgagttgaagaggagggatcgGTCGAAGATGATTAAGAAGTATCATTTCGTGAGGTTTTTGG ACCGCAAAACCGCAACCAAAGACGTGAACCGGCTGGTGCGCCGCGAAAAGGAAGTCTCGAGTGCCGGTCCCGATgtcatggatgagaagaccaaggagaagaaacttGCTTCCTTGGCCGGGAAGCTCCGAGTCGCTCGCGTGAACTTGAACTATACCATTTACTATCCATTGGATGAGAAGTATATCGCCTTGTACgcggagcagaagaagaaggtcaagggaGAGGGTGCTGAGGATGGTGGCGATGGCGCTGACTCGGACGGTGATGCGCGGTTTGGAATGGTGCATGCGACGGTTGCGGATAAGCCGGCGATGTGGCATGTGGTGGAAAAGTGTATGAAGGATGGGACGTTGGATATGTTGAGGGATGGCAAGTTGGAGTCTGGGGCGAAGGCTGGAGAGAAGGatcggaagaaggaggagagaagtcAAAGGGGTGgtgagaaggcgaagaagagccaGGAGCGTGGGCTGTCGTCGTCGCAGGCTGGGAAGAGTAAGGACAGGTCCAGGAAGGTGGATGATAGGAAGAGGACTAGGGGATCGACTGCTGAGGATCATGTCATGCGGGATGCGGGcaatgatgatggcgaggagaGTGATGGCGGTTTCTTTGAGATGTGA
- a CDS encoding F-box domain protein (COG:S;~EggNog:ENOG410PJ93;~InterPro:IPR001611,IPR001810,IPR006553,IPR036047, IPR032675;~PFAM:PF13516,PF00646,PF12937;~go_function: GO:0005515 - protein binding [Evidence IEA]), with protein MATAFPDEIRASPEAASPASPASSTGQIPLEQPPKLKGRHKLLQSLQRISSSPSLTRRGRSHSTGYRRDNKASLSCVSLSQSAYTPCLGNGSTSQLYGGLNARPITPGAAAFPVDHEGNPRIRLVGSDSPNARTVPLPTDLRPGSRGSPLGMDAADQTATARSTPKPKKVFDFWGNMPDELKMRIFQYLTPKEIVRCSAVSRAWNKMCYDGQLWTEVDTTDYYRDIPSDGLVKLITAGGPFVRDLNLRGCVQLKDKWKTDGDRITDLCRNVVNFSLEGCRIDTQSINCFLLRTPRLEYINLSGLSSVSDSAMTIIAQSCPQLQILNVSWCTGVHTAGLKKIVSTCKNLKDLRASEIRGFDDVEFAVQLFERNTLERLIMSRTDLTDECLKALVHGLDPEMDLLEERALVPPRRLKHLDIHQCTELTDDSVKCLAHNVPDLEGLQLSQCSELTDESVMAVIRTTPRLTHLDLEDMERLSNHTLLELAKSPCAARLQHLNISYCESIGDIGTLQIMKNCPSLRSVEMDNTRVSDLTLMEASFRVRKRGYDENLPKIGLRLVVFDCANVTWAGVREVLSSNAYLPRATRKSMQAVSVVTHTVDPSQSTTVIASSITPPPPPPVYPNEIIHLKCFYGWQPTVDEHNKRVLRGDLMAASRLDRKWAEYMMATEEAGAPGSGVRRRRRRAREAERIYNEDDEDAAFGVGAVTTLGAGRRRHTEGGGTGGCSVM; from the coding sequence ATGGCTACCGCATTTCCTGATGAAATCAGGGCTTCGCCTGAAGCGGCCTCGCCGGCGAGCCCGGCTTCTTCAACTGGTCAGATCCCTTTGGAACAACCGCCCAAACTCAAGGGACGTCACAAGTTGCTCCAGAGCCTGCAGCGCATCTCGTCAAGCCCGAGTCTGACCAGACGGGGCCGGTCCCATTCTACGGGATACCGTCGCGACAACAAGGCCTCTTTGTCCTGTGTCTCCCTGTCCCAATCCGCATACACTCCTTGTCTGGGTAATGGAAGCACCTCTCAACTTTATGGTGGATTGAACGCCCGTCCGATTACTCCCGGTGCTGCTGCATTCCCAGTTGACCATGAGGGAAATCCTCGAATTCGCCTTGTCGGTTCCGACTCGCCCAATGCGCGGACAGTTCCATTGCCTACCGATCTGCGACCAGGCTCTCGTGGGTCTCCGTTGGGAATGGACGCAGCTGATCAGACTGCCACGGCGCGGTCGACCCCCAAGCCAAAGAAAGTCTTTGATTTCTGGGGGAATATGCCGGATGAGCTGAAGATGCGCATTTTCCAGTACCTCACCCCGAAAGAGATTGTCCGTTGCTCTGCGGTTTCGAGGGCATGGAACAAAATGTGTTATGATGGACAGTTGTGGACTGAAGTCGACACGACAGACTACTACCGCGACATCCCTAGCGATGGTCTTGTAAAGCTTATTACCGCCGGTGGGCCGTTCGTTCGCGATCTCAATCTCCGGGGCTGTGTCCAATTGAAGGATAAGTGGAAGACTGATGGCGATCGCATCACCGACTTGTGCCGAAACGTCGTCAACTTCTCGTTGGAAGGATGCCGCATCGACACTCAATCGATCAACTGCTTTCTCTTGCGCACCCCCCGACTGGAGTATATCAACCTGTCCGGCTTATCGTCTGTCAGTGACTCTGCCATGACGATTATCGCACAGTCCTGCCCTCAACTTCAGATCTTGAATGTATCCTGGTGCACCGGCGTTCACACCGCGGGGCTAAAGAAGATTGTCAGCACTTGCAAAAATCTGAAGGATCTCCGGGCGAGTGAAATTCGTGGGTTTGACGACGTCGAATTCGCCGTACAACTATTCGAGCGAAATACCCTGGAACGCCTGATTATGAGTCGCACCGATCTTACGGACGAATGTCTGAAGGCGCTTGTGCATGGTCTTGACCCGGAAATGGATCTTCTCGAGGAACGCGCGCTTGTCCCTCCGCGAAGACTGAAACATCTAGATATTCACCAGTGCACGGAGTTGACAGATGACAGTGTGAAGTGTCTTGCCCACAATGTGCCGGATTTGGAAGGCCTGCAGCTCTCACAATGCTCTGAGCTCACCGACGAATCGGTCATGGCGGTGATTCGGACCACTCCCCGCCTGACACACCTCGACCTGGAGGATATGGAAAGGCTATCCAACCATACGCTTCTCGAGCTTGCCAAGTCCCCGTGTGCTGCGCGCCTGCAACACCTCAACATCAGCTATTGTGAGAGCATCGGTGACATCGGAACCTTGCAGATCATGAAGAATTGTCCTTCCCTCCGTTCCGTTGAAATGGACAACACTCGGGTGTCCGACCTGACCCTAATGGAAGCCAGCTTCCGCGTACGCAAGCGTGGCTACGATGAAAACCTTCCCAAGATCGGCCTCCGTCTGGTTGTATTTGATTGCGCCAATGTCACCTGGGCCGGTGTAAGGGAAGTCCTCTCAAGCAATGCGTACCTCCCGCGCGCTACCCGCAAATCCATGCAAGCGGTCTCGGTTGTCACCCACACGGTCGATCCCAGTCAGTCCACGACCGTGATTGCGTCCTCTATCacacctccgccgccgccacccgTATACCCTAACGAAATCATCCATCTGAAGTGCTTCTATGGCTGGCAGCCGACCGTGGATGAGCACAACAAGCGAGTCCTCCGTGGTGATCTTATGGCTGCGAGCAGGCTAGATCGGAAGTGGGCCGAGTACATGATGGCAACCGAAGAAGCGGGTGCTCCGGGATCCGgggtgagaagaagacggcgtCGAGCCCGTGAAGCCGAGAGAATCTAtaacgaagacgacgaagatgcagCGTTCGGTGTCGGGGCTGTCACTACACTCGGGGCAGGAAGACGGCGACACACCGAAGGCGGCGGCACAGGAGGCTGCAGTGTCATGTAA